The DNA region AAAAGCATAAACTAAAATGCATGAAATTATCATGCCAATAATCGCACCTTTTATGGCAATTGTTCTACCAAATAAAAACATATCTCTAAAACAAGATGTAAAGCAAATTTGTCCTCTTGAGATGATAAATCCAAAGATAAATCCAAAAAGTAGGGCAATTGGAAGCATACTTTTTGTATTTTTTACATTAAGCTCAGGAGCATTTATAAACATATAAAAAAACCACCCTAAAAATAATATAAATATTACAATTCCAAAAATAAAATGTCTTTTTGCTCTTTTTTTATCTATTTTTAATCCTTGACCTTTGCCAGTTGCTAAGCGAAGTAATTTTGCTTTTGGTTTAAAAAACTCTATATTTAGGAGTTTTACAGCTACATAAATTCCTGCTATCATTGATATTGTAAAAAACCAAGTATGAAGCGAGAAATAAGGAAGTCCGGTAAAAAAGTTAGCTAAATTACACCCGTATGCAAGTCTTGCACCAAAACCTGTTAAAATTCCTCCAATTATAGCCTGAAAAACTCTAATTTTACTTGCGGGAAATCTAATTTTAACCTTATTGGCAAGAAGTGCTGCAACAAAAGCACCAATAAACATACCTATAAGCATAACTCCAGCTTTTCTACTAAGTGGTGTTCCATCAAGTTTATAATAAGAATATTTGCTCAAGTCAGCTCCAAAAAGTTCTAAAAACTCGCCACCCCATTTTGTCATCTCACCAGTTACAGCCCAGCCACTACCAATTAATCCATAATAAGCAGTCGCAAATATAGCTAAAACTATCATGGCTTTGCCGGTATGCCAAAAATTAACCAAAAAAATTTTTTTGAATTGTTTAAACATAAAAATTCCTTAAAAAGTAATTGCTAAAACTTAGCACTTAAAAGCAGAATTATATATAAACTTAACTTAAAGTATAGTTTGAAATTATAAGTAATTATTATATTTAATTTTAGCCTCATATTTCCTAGAGGCTAAATTTTTAAAGTTTTTTAGCGTAATAAAAAGTTCTAAATGAGTTAAGTATTGCCAAAATTGTAACTCCAACATCAGCAAATATCGCCATCCAAATATTTGCAAATCCAAATATGGCAAGCACCATAACTAAAACTTTAATGCCAATTGCAAAGACTATATTTTGATAAGCGATATTTATCGTTTTTTTAGAAATTTTAATTGCAGTTTTTATTTTTGAAATGTTATTATCCATTAAGACTATATCGCTTGCCTCCATAGCCGCATCTGTTCCAAGCATAGAAATTCCAACATCCGCTCTTGCTAAAACCGGAGCATCATTTATCCCATCGCCTATATATGCAACTGTGCCGTTTTTTGAATTTTCATTTATAATTTTTTCTAAATTTGTAAGTTTATCGGCTGGAAGAAGCTCTGCATAAACTTCATCAATTTTAAGTTTTTCATTTATATTAAGTGCTACTTCAAGCCTATCACCGGTTAGCATAGCAGTTTTTATATTACTGTCTTTAAGCCATTTTATAAGTTCAAACGAGTCATTTCTTAATTCATCTTCAAAGGTTAAATATCCTGCAAATTTTCCATCAACTGCGATAAATGAAGCAGTTTCTTTTAAATTTGGAAGTTTAAATTCGCTTAAAAATTTTTTACTTCCTATTTTTATATTTTTACCAAAAATTGTAGCATTTATTCCATTTCCTGGAACTTCTTCAAGTTTTGTTATAGAGTTTTCATCTATTTTTTTATTATAAGCTTTTACTATTGAAATGCCTATTGGATGCGTGCTATATGCTTGTGCATAAGCTGCAAGTTTTAAAATTTCATCTTTTGATATAAAGCTTTCATTTACAATGTTTTTTAAAGCAAATTCTCCCTTAGTTAAAGTTCCAGTTTTATCAAAAACAAATCTTTTAACCTTTGCTAGGATTTGTAAATAGTTACTTCCTTTAACTAAAATTCCCTTTTTACTAGCTCCGCCAATTCCTCCAAAAAAGCTAAGTGGCACAGAAACTACCAGTGCGCACGGGCAAGATACAACTAAAAATATTAAAGCCTTATAAACCCACTCTTTAAAATCTCCTGCAAATATAGGAACTATAAAAGCTATAAAAAAAGCTAAACCTACGACAATAGGCGTATAAACTTTTGCAAATTTTGTGATAAATTTTTCATGACTTGATTTTTTAGCGGTCGCATCTTCAACGAGTTCTAGAATTTTACTGACTGTTGAGGTTTGAAATTCGCTTGTTACTTTAACTTCTAAAAGTCCATTTATATTTACACTTCCACTTAATATCTTAGTTCCTTTTTCAACCTCAAGAGGAAGTGATTCACCAGTTAGTGCTGATGTATCAAGAGTTGAGTTTCCAGTTGTTATGATACCATCAAGTGGAACTTTTTCTCCAGGTTTTACTACGATGATATCATCTATTTTAACATCTTCTGGATTTATTTTTTTTACGCCATTTTCTGTTTTTAAATTTGCGTAATCCGGAGCAATACTCATAGCTTCTTTTATTGATTTTCTTGATCTATTTATTGAGTAATCTTCAAACGCAACACCGATCTTATAAAATAAAATAATAGCAACCGCTTCTATTTGTTCGCCTATTAAAAACGCTCCTATTGAGGCTATTGCCATTAAAAAATTCTCGTCTAAAAATCCACCATTTTTTAAACTTTTATAAGCTTTTATAAAAATTTGAATACTTACTATCATGTAAGCAAACAATAAAAAAGCCGTTTTAAGCTCAGCATTAGAAACGATAATAGATAATACTACAAAGCTAATAGAGATTAAAATTTGTTTGATATCTTTTATTAATTCTTTATTCATTTTATACCTCCAAAACAGTGTCAGGCTCGAATTTTTTAATAATTTTTCTTATATTTTCAATGATTTCATCACTTCTATTTTCATCAAAATCAATTTTCATAGTAGTGGTAAAGAAATTAACACTTACACTATTTACGCCATCAATTTTGGCAACATTTTCTTCTATTTTTGCCGCGCAATTTGCACAATCCAAATTTTTTAAATTAAATTTTTTCATAATTTTTCCTTTTTTAAAATTTATTTTTACTCACTTATATGAGTTAAACCTTGTTTTAAAATATAGCTAATATGCTCATCTAAAAGTGAGTAATAAACAACTTTTCCATCGCGTCTGTTTTTTACAAATTTGTTTTGCTTCAATACTCGAAGCTGATGAGAAATGCTTGATTGACTCATATTTAAAAGTGCAGCTATATCGCAAACACACATTTGATTTAGGCTTAAAGCCCATAAAATTCTAACTCTTGTGCTATCTCCAAAAATTTTAAAAAAATCAGCCAATTCATTAAGCGAAGTATCATCTGGCATTTTTGTTTTTATATTTTCAACCACTTCTTTGTGTATAACTACACTTTCGCAAATTTCTTGGCTATCTTCTAAAATTTTTTCTTTTTTATCCATTACAAACTCCTATTAATCAAATTTATATATGAATATATGTTCATATGTAGAATTGTATTGAATTTATTCTTAAATTTTGATAAATTTAGCATCATTAATTTTAAAAATATAAAAAAGTGAAATAGTTTGAAATGAAAATAAGTAATAAAGGTTTAAATTTAGCTCCATTTTTTGTAACAATTGGTGCCATAAGTTATGGCATTCCTGCAACCATATATAATACTGCTTTTAAACATGGTGTAACAAGTGGAGTTTTGCTTTGCGGTATGTTTCTTTTAGGATTTATTATGTTTTTTGTGCTTGTAAAAATTCTAGCCAATAATCATAAAATTTTAAAAATTACGAAATTAAAAGTAATTATAAGTGGAAGTAGTATTGCCTTAACAAATACATTTTATATGATTTCTCTCATTCATACAAGTGTTGCTGTGAGTGCTGTTTTGCTTATGCAATCAGTTTGGATTTCTATTTTAATAGCTTGTTTTGTAAATAAAACAATGCCATCACTTTATCAAATTTGTGTTGTGGTTTGCATAATTTTTGGCACCATTTTAGCAACTGATTTACTAAATCAAAATATTAAATTTTCATATCTTGGAGCTTTTTTGGCTTTGCTTTCAGCCATAACTTATGCTTTTACTATTCAATTTACTAAAAATTTAGCCTTAAGCTTAGATCCTATTATAAAGGCAAAATTTATGTGTTTTGGGGCATTTTTAACTATTTTTATTATATTTATTATTTTAAATATTTTTGGTTTTAACTTAGATTTAAAAAATTTAGATTTAAAAATGCTTGAAAAAAGTTTTATATTTAGTCTTTTGGCTGCATTTTTTTCTCTGATTGTCCCACTTGTTACATTTTCATATTATATGAAAAAATTGCGCCCAGGAATTGGAGAGATAATAACCTCAGTTGAGCTTCCATCAGCTATATTTTTTGCCTATGTTTTTTTAAATCAAAATGTAAATTTAACTCAAATTATAGGAGTTTTAATTATTTTAATAAGTGTTGTTTTTGCAAATTATGAGAAAAAAATTAAAGATTAAAACTTTTTAAAACTCTTTTTATCCACATAGTTTTTGGTTTTATAATCTCACTTTTACTACCATTTACACTGTGATAAACTGTTGTATTATACTTTGTGGCAAAATATTTTATTAATGTTTTTTGTAAAAAAGGCTCAGTTGATGGCACAAACCAGCCATTGTTTGATATGGCAACTACAAAATTTGGTGAGTTTTTATAAATCTCAGGTCGCGTAGCCTCATAGCAAATCGCATTTGTTATTTTCGCACCATTAACTTTATAAAAGCTTACATTTTTTGCCTTTGTAAAATCCTCTGCACCGTTAAAAAAAACTTTATTAAAAATATTTTTTAAAAAATTTGGTAAAGGAATTTCTTCTCCAAAAGGAACTAAAATATACTTATCAAAACGTGATATTTTTCCATTTTGAAATAAAAAAGCTGAGTTGTAAATTTGATTATTTTCAAAAGCTAAAGCTCCGGTTAAAATAGAAATTTGAAAAGATTTTTCTTTTAGCTCTTTTTCTAAATTTTTCTCTAAATTTAAATAAGCCGCAATAGCATTTTCAGGAAAGATAATAAACTCAAAATTATTATCAATTGCTTCATCAATTTCTTTTAAAACTGCATTAATTTGTGGATTTTTATACTCATTTAGCCATTTTATATCTTGTGAGATAGTTGTATTTACAAGCTTGGTTTTAAAGCCAAAATCATAGCTGTAATTCTCAAAAATTTGAAGAGAAAGGCAAAGACAAACTATAAAAATAAAAGCTTTTTTAAATTTATTTTTTATCTCATAAAGAGCGATAATTCCTAAAAATATAAAAGCTAAACCGCGGATATTTGGCTCAAAAATACCAGGCATTAAAATTAATTCCAAATTTAGCCAGTTAAAGTTAAATGGATAAAAATAACTTATTAAAAGTAGCATTACCATTTTATAAAATTTATTATTAAGCCAGCCACATATTAAAAACAAAATCCCATATACAAAAGCTATAAACAAAATTTCCAAAGGTATTAAAAATCTGAGTCCATAAAATTTTAAAGAAAAACTAACCCAATAAAACCATAAAATTCCTATAAAAAATCCTGTAAAAAAAAATGCAGTTTTATTACAATTAAATAGCTTATAAAAGCCATATATTGCGATAAATGGCGAGATGAATTCTAAAAACAAATTATTAAAAATTCCACCAAAATTTTCAGATAAAAAGCCTAAAAATATAAAATTTGAGATAAAAACAGATATAACAAAGCCTTTTATAATTTCATTTGTGGTAAAATAACGCTTTATTAAATTTTTTATAAAGGATTTACATGGAACAAGGAAGCGTTTTAGGGACATTTTTTCCTTTCATAATCTTTGGTCTTATTTTTTATTTTTTACTTATTAGGCCACAGCAAAAACAAGCAAAAGCTCATGCTTTAATGCTTGCAGGACTTCAAAAAGGCGATAAAATAGTAACCTCTGGTGGTCTTAAATGTACGGTTATAAAACCAGGTGATGATTTTATCAAAGTTTCGCTTAATGATAGCACAATTGTTGAGATTGCAAGAACAAGTGTAGCAAGAAAAATAGAAAGATTAGAAGAGGCACCAAAAGTAGAGAAAGACTCTAAAAAACAAGAAAAGACAAAAAATGCGTAGTGGAAAAGTTACATATAGATTTATTGTTTTAATAATAACTTTTGTATTTTCTGTTATTTTTTCAATTCCTTCTTTTTTGCAAATTGACAAAATGCCAAAAATAAACTTAGGACTTGACTTACAAGGTGGACTTCACATGCTTTTAAATGTTGATTTAGATGAAGCAATAAGTTCTAAGATCAAGTCTGTAGCATCAAGTTTGAGCTATTCAGCAGGCAAAGAAGATCTTTTATATAGTGACTTAAAAATTGAAAGTAATTACTTTGAGTTTGAAGTTTTGGATAAAGATGAGATGAATAAATTTGATGCTATTTTAAATAAAATAACAGGGCTTGATATTCAAAAAAATGGTCAAATTTATAATGTTTCTTTAACTGAAAATGAGATTGCTTTAACAAAAGAATATGCTATTGATCAAGCTGTTGAGACCATAAGAAATAGAATAGATCAGTTTGGTTTAAGTGAGCCAACAGTTGCAAGACAGGGAAAAGAAGATATTTTAGTTGAGATTCCAGGAGTTAAGAGCAATGAAGATAAGCAGCGTGCAAAAGACTTAATAGCAACTTCAGCTCATTTACAACTTATGGCACTTGATGATAAAAGACAAGATAGGGCTCATCTTTTAACTAAGGCTCAAGCTGCAAGTTTTGGTGATATTATATTAAACGATGCTAAAAATCCTGAACAAAAATATGCTGTAAAGCAACTTCCAGTTTTAGACGGTTCAATGCTTGTTGATGCAAGAGTTGGATTTGATCAAGCAAATCAACCGGTTATAAATTTCACACTTAACTCTGAAGGTGCTGCAATATTTGGTGATTTTACAGGAAGCAATGTGGGAAAAAGACTTGCTATTGTTTTGGATGATAAGGTATATTCTGCACCTAGGATAAATGAAAGAATAGGTGGTGGAAGTGGTCAGATAAGTGGTGGATTTACTATGGAAGAAGCAAGAGATGTTGCAATTGCATTAAGAAGTGGAGCTCTTTTAGCCCCTGTTACAATGGGCGAAGAAAGAACTATTGGACCAAGTCTTGGTGCTGATAGTATAAAACAAAGTAGTTTTGCTTTAGCTTTAGCATCTGTTTTAATAGTGGTATTTATGGTGCTTTATTATGGTCTTGCTGGAGTTGTAGCAAATATTGCATTAGTTGTAAATATTTTATTTTTAGTTGCGATAATGGCACTTTTTGGAGCTACATTAACACTTCCTGGAATGGCCGGTATAATTTTAACCGTTGGTATGGCAGTTGATGCAAACGTTATCATCAATGAAAGAATTAGAGAGATGCTTAGACATGGAAATAGCATAAAAAATAGCATTGAAAAAGGCTATCATAAAGCAATGAGTGCTATCATCGACTCAAACTTAACTACTTTGATAACTTCAGCTGTACTTTATGCTTATGGAACAGGTCCGGTTAAAGGCTTTGCCGTTACTATGAGTATAGGTATAATAGCTTCTATGATAACAGCAATTTTAGGAACACATGGAATTTTTGATTTACTAGCAGATAAGATGGAAAGAAGCAAAAATACAAAACTTTGGTTTGGTTACAAAGTTAGAAAGGCCGAAAATGCAAATATTTGATAAAGATAAAATTTATAATTTTATGGGTGTTAGACACCTATTTTTTGCAATTTCTTTGATTTTAATGTTAGGATCTATTTTTTTACTAGGAACTCAAGGGTTAAAATTTGGAATAGATTTTTCAGGTGGAACTTTAATTCAAATAAAATATGATAGTAAAGCTCCAATTGAGGATATTAGGCATAAGCTAAATCAAGTAAATGAGTTAAAAGGTGCAAGTGTAACTGAGTTTGGAAGCAGTGAAGAAATTACTATAAGATACTCAGGATCGAATGAATCACTTGGAAAAGATGTAAGTGCTACTATTAGTCAAATTTTAAAAGATACTGGAAATTTTGAGATAAGAAGAGTTGATGTTGTTGGACCAAAAGTTGGAAATGAGCTAAAAAAAGGTGGTCTAATGGCGGTTATTATCTCACTTATTGCCATACTTATTTATCTTGGTGTGAGATTTGAGTGGAGATTTGCTCTTGCTGCTGTTCTTTCTGAAGTACATGATATTTTAGTTGTTCTTGGTTTTATCTCTTTAATGAAAATAGATGTAAATTTGGATACTTTAGCTGCAATTTTAACTATAATTGGTTATTCTTTAAATGATACGATTATTATTTTTGATAGGATTAGAGAAGGTATACAAGAAAGCAAAGAAGATTGCATAAATGGAGTTATTAACGAATCTGTTTCAAGAACTTTATCAAGAACTGTTTTAACATCATTCACCACATTAATAAGCGTTGTTGTGCTATTTTTCTTTGGCGGCGATATGATAAATGATTTTGCTTCTATTGTTATGGTAGGAGTTATTTTTGGAACTTATAGCTCTGTTTTCATTGCAAGTCAAGCTTTAATTTTATTTAAATTTAGCGTAAAAGGTTATCGTGCATTTTTAGCCGAAAAACAAAAAAGAAAAAAAGAAAAAGAAAAAATGCGTGCAATGTATGAAAAAGGCACACTTTAAGGAGTTAAAATGAATTGGGGACGAGTTGTTCATGTATTTTTTACTTTGATGAGTTTTACCACAATTGCAGGGTATTTATACATGCATAGCGGAGTTGCTTTATTTGTTGCTGCAAGTATAAATTTAATTTCAACTCTTTTAAAAATAGGCGTTAGAAATCTACTTTCCACAGAGCTTTTTGCAGCCTCTGTGGTTGCAGATTTGCATTTAATTCCAGCTTTTATAATTTATATTGTAAATCCAAATATGAATCTTATCTATTCACTAGTTATAGGTGCAGGTCTTGCAAATCTTTTTTCAATAGTTTTAACTATTATAGAAGCAGCAAAATACAAAGATGAATTTTAGGAGAAAAAATGGCTTATGAGGCTAAAGAAATAGAAAAAAAATGGCAAGAAATTTGGTTAAAAAACGGTGAGTTTGAGCCAAAAGATGATTACTCTTTGCCAAAAAAATATATTTTAAGTATGTTTCCATATCCAAGTGGGAAAATTCATATGGGGCATGTTAGAAACTATACTATTGGTGATGCTATGGCAAGATATTATAGAAATCAAGGTTTTAATGTTTTACACCCAATAGGTTTTGACAGTTTTGGAATGCCAGCTGAAAATGCCGCTATTAAACATAATATTCACCCAAGAGTTTGGACCTATGAAAATATTGATTATATGATAAAAGAACTTGATAGTTTAGGATTAAGTTTTTCCAAAAAAAGACTTTTGGCAACTTCAGACCCACTTTATACAAAGTGGGAGCAAGAGTTTTTTATAAAAATGTATGAAAAAGGCCTTGTTTATAGGAAAAATGCCGTTGTAAATTGGTGCGAGCACGATAAAACAGTCTTAGCAAATGAACAAGTTGAAGATGGAAAATGTTGGCGTTGTGGACATGAGGTAATACAAAAAAATATGCCAGGATATTATCTAAAAATTACTGATTATGCAGATGAGCTTTTAAGTGATTTAAAAAAATTAGAGGGAAAATGGCCACCTCAAGTTATTACAATGCAGGAAAATTGGATTGGTAAAAGCGAGGGTTTAGAATTTTTCTTAAAATTTGATGAAGAGAGTAGGAATTTGCTTGATGGGATTCCTGGATTTAAAGTCTTTACAACAAGAGCAGATACAATTTATGGAGTAAGCTATACTGCAGTTGCGCCTGAGCATAAAGTAGTTGAAAAGCTTTTAAGTAAAAATTTACTTGATGAAAAAACAACCAAAAAGATAAAATCCATTTTAAAGCAAAGCCCAAGACAAAGACAAGAAAGTGATAAAGATGGAGTATTTTTAAATTTATATGTTATCCATCCACTAACTAATGAAAAAATTCCTGTTTGGCTTGCAAATTTTGTTTTAGCTGATTATGGAGATGGTGCTGTTATGGCAGTTCCTGCTCATGATGAAAGAGATTATGAGTTTGCAAGTAAATTTAACCTTGTCATTAAACAAAGCATTAAACCACAAGATGGTAAATATGATAGTTCAAAAGCCTTTGTTGATGATGGAATTTTAGTTAATTCTGATGAGTTTACAGGACTAAAAAGCAAGGACGCAAGAGAAAAAATTATAGCTAAATTTGAAAATTTAGGAATTGGCAAGAAGGTTGAAAATTTTAAACTTCGTGATTGGGGGGTTAGTCGCCAAAGATATTGGGGCGCACCAATTCCAATGATTCATTGTAAAACTTGTGGTCTTGTTCCAGAAGCTTTGGAGAATTTACCAGTAACCTTGCCAGAAGATATAAAAATAACAGGTGAGGGAAATCCACTTGATAAACATCCTACTTGGAAAAGATGTAGTTGTCCAAAATGCCATAAAGAAGCAGTTAGAGAAAGTGATACTTTAGATACTTTTTTTGAAAGTAGTTGGTATTTTGCTAGATTTGCAAGCGATGAAAAAACTTGGCAAAATTCAGCTTTTGATGAAAAAAGTGTTAATTATTGGATGAATGTAGATGAGTATATCGGAGGAATTGAGCACGCGATTTTACACCTTTTATACGCAAGATTTTTTCAAAAAGCTTTAAGGGATTTGGGTTATTTAAGAGATAGTGAGCCATTTTCTAATCTTTTAACACAAGGTATGGTTTTAAAAGATGGAGCTAAAATGAGCAAAAGCAAAGGAAACACAGTTGATCCTGATGAAATAATCAAAAAATATGGCGCCGATACTGCAAGAATGTTTATTTTATTTGCTGCTCCGCCTGCAAAAGAACTTGAGTGGAATGATAGCGCTGTTGAGGGAGCTTATAAGTTTTTAAATAGACTTTATGATAGAAGCATAAATGTTCATAAAACCAATGATATTCCAAAAATCAATCACGCTTCTTTAAATAAAGAGGAAAAATATGCAAGATTGAAAGTTTATGAAGCATTAAGTAGGGCAAATGAAGTTTATACAAAAAGTTTTGCTTTTAATACTCTAATAGCAGCCTCAATGGAAGCACTAAATGCTTTAAATTTGCAAAACAATCAAGATGTTTTAACTGAAGGGTTTTGGATAATTTTAAATTTACTTGAGCCTATTGTACCTCATATTGCAAATGAGTTAAGTGATGAGCTATTTAATAGGAAGAATTTTTTTAAAATAGAAATTTTAGATGAAGTTTTTGTAAAAGATACATTAAATTTGGCAGTTACAATAAATGGAAAAAGAAGAGCTGAAATAGAGGTCGATAAAAATTTAAATCAAGATGAAATTTTAAATTTAGCTAAAGAAAAAGTTGAAAAATGGCTTCTTGATAAGACTATAATAAAAGAAATTTATGTAAAAGAAAAGTTAGTAAATTTGGTGATAAAATGAAAAAAATAGCACTTTTTTTAGCTTTATTTTTTATGGTTGGATGTGGTTACAGGCCAGTTTCTAAAATAACTTCTGATATTTTAGGAGATAGTATTTTTGTAGATGCTATTATGAGTAAGACAGATCCGCAAAATACAGTTGCTATAAAAGATGCTGTTAGAGAAGGTGTTGTTTATAGACTGCATAAAAAATTAGCCCCAAGAAATGTAGCTCAAAGCTATATAGAAGTTTCTATAAACTCTCTTAATTTTTCAGCTCTAACTTACGATCAATATGGTTATGTTACAAGCTATAGAGCAAATTTAAGTCTAAATTTTAAAACTAAGCTAAAAGATGGAAGAGTTGTAAATTTAAAAGGAACTGGCGATCATGATTTTAGAGTTACAAAGCTTTTAAAAAGTGTAAGGGACACAAGCTCAGTTATAAGCGATCAAGAGAGATACAGTGCTATACAAAATGCTTCTTTGCAAGCTTTTGATGAGTTTATAGCAGCTTTATCAATAGAGGGCTTAAAAAATGAAAATCATGAAAATATTCAAAAGTAGGTTTAAAAAAGAGTAAATGAGTTTAGAAACATATCTTAAAAATAAACCAATTTTTTATAAAAAAATAGATTATGAAAGAATGCCAAGAGCTTTTAATAGCATAAAAGACAAAATTATTTTAAAGCCAATTATCCATATAGTTGGAACAAATGGCAAAGGTTCAACTGGTAGATTTCTAACACTTTTAATAGAAAGCCTTGGCTTAAAAGTAGGGCATTATACAAGTCCACATATTTTTAAATTTAATGAAAGATTTTATAAAAATGGTGATATTGTAAGTGATGATGAGCTTAACATAGCTCATGATAAGCTACAAAATTT from Campylobacter ureolyticus includes:
- the leuS gene encoding leucine--tRNA ligase codes for the protein MAYEAKEIEKKWQEIWLKNGEFEPKDDYSLPKKYILSMFPYPSGKIHMGHVRNYTIGDAMARYYRNQGFNVLHPIGFDSFGMPAENAAIKHNIHPRVWTYENIDYMIKELDSLGLSFSKKRLLATSDPLYTKWEQEFFIKMYEKGLVYRKNAVVNWCEHDKTVLANEQVEDGKCWRCGHEVIQKNMPGYYLKITDYADELLSDLKKLEGKWPPQVITMQENWIGKSEGLEFFLKFDEESRNLLDGIPGFKVFTTRADTIYGVSYTAVAPEHKVVEKLLSKNLLDEKTTKKIKSILKQSPRQRQESDKDGVFLNLYVIHPLTNEKIPVWLANFVLADYGDGAVMAVPAHDERDYEFASKFNLVIKQSIKPQDGKYDSSKAFVDDGILVNSDEFTGLKSKDAREKIIAKFENLGIGKKVENFKLRDWGVSRQRYWGAPIPMIHCKTCGLVPEALENLPVTLPEDIKITGEGNPLDKHPTWKRCSCPKCHKEAVRESDTLDTFFESSWYFARFASDEKTWQNSAFDEKSVNYWMNVDEYIGGIEHAILHLLYARFFQKALRDLGYLRDSEPFSNLLTQGMVLKDGAKMSKSKGNTVDPDEIIKKYGADTARMFILFAAPPAKELEWNDSAVEGAYKFLNRLYDRSINVHKTNDIPKINHASLNKEEKYARLKVYEALSRANEVYTKSFAFNTLIAASMEALNALNLQNNQDVLTEGFWIILNLLEPIVPHIANELSDELFNRKNFFKIEILDEVFVKDTLNLAVTINGKRRAEIEVDKNLNQDEILNLAKEKVEKWLLDKTIIKEIYVKEKLVNLVIK
- the lptE gene encoding LPS assembly lipoprotein LptE, translated to MKKIALFLALFFMVGCGYRPVSKITSDILGDSIFVDAIMSKTDPQNTVAIKDAVREGVVYRLHKKLAPRNVAQSYIEVSINSLNFSALTYDQYGYVTSYRANLSLNFKTKLKDGRVVNLKGTGDHDFRVTKLLKSVRDTSSVISDQERYSAIQNASLQAFDEFIAALSIEGLKNENHENIQK